One genomic window of Pseudomonas aeruginosa includes the following:
- a CDS encoding YdcF family protein, with protein sequence MSPTLQDARLLWDFLGQGRCHVPCELLVVCGSYDLRVCDHACELLERGLAERLLFTGNTGHWTRHLWVEPEAELFARHARARGVSDSLIVIEPRATNFAENIAFARELFPDLRRATFVTKPNSIRRVALTLPVRWPGLEGHVDAPDYAFPDGISNLVGVLGVIDEMVGDLDRIMRYPALGFQVACPIPAQVMDAWERLVARGFDRHLVNPPR encoded by the coding sequence ATGAGCCCGACCCTGCAAGATGCCCGGCTGCTCTGGGACTTCCTCGGCCAGGGCCGCTGCCATGTGCCCTGCGAACTGCTGGTGGTATGCGGCTCCTACGACCTGCGGGTCTGCGACCACGCCTGCGAGCTGCTCGAACGCGGCCTCGCCGAACGCCTGCTGTTCACCGGCAACACCGGGCACTGGACGCGCCATCTCTGGGTCGAGCCGGAAGCCGAGCTGTTCGCCCGCCACGCCAGGGCACGCGGGGTAAGCGACAGCCTCATCGTGATCGAGCCGCGGGCGACCAACTTCGCCGAGAACATCGCCTTCGCCCGCGAGCTGTTCCCCGACCTGCGCCGCGCGACCTTCGTCACCAAGCCCAACTCGATCCGCCGCGTGGCGCTGACCCTGCCGGTCCGCTGGCCGGGTCTGGAGGGACACGTGGATGCGCCCGACTACGCATTTCCCGACGGCATCTCGAACCTGGTCGGCGTACTCGGGGTGATCGACGAGATGGTCGGCGACCTTGACCGCATCATGCGTTACCCGGCGCTGGGCTTCCAGGTCGCCTGCCCGATCCCGGCGCAGGTCATGGACGCCTGGGAACGCCTGGTGGCGCGCGGTTTCGACCGCCACCTGGTGAACCCGCCGCGCTGA
- a CDS encoding copper resistance system multicopper oxidase, giving the protein MHRTSRRTFVKGLAATGLLGGLGLWRAPAWALAGPGQQNLLAGDSFDLFIGETPVNLSGSPATAMTINGSLPGPTLRWREGDNVTLRVRNRLAEDTSIHWHGIILPANMDGVPGLSFEGIAPGGLYEYRFKVRQNGTYWYHSHSGLQEQAGVYGALVIDAREPEPFSYDRDYVVLLSDWSDEKPQRILAKLKKQSDYYNFHKRTVGDFIDDVSANGWAATLADRKMWAEMKMSPTDLADVSGYTYTYLLNGQPPDGNWTGLFRPGEKLRLRFVNASAMSYFDVRIPGLKMTVVAADGQHVEPVSVDELRIAVAETYDVIVEPGGERAYTLFAQSMDRSGYARGTLALAEGLSAPVPTPDPRPLIGMDDMGMGGMDHGAMGHGAATRPASEMDHSKMSGMDMNGMDHSKMAGMDMNGMDHSKMAGMDHSRMGMDTMPMQSHPASEDGNPLVDMQTMTPTPKLADPGLGLRDNGRRVLTYADLRSRFADPDGREPGRTIELHLTGHMEKFAWSFDGIKFSDAEPLRLTYGERLRIVLVNDTMMTHPIHLHGMWSDLEDEQGNFLVRKHTIDMPPGTRRSYRVTADALGRWAYHCHLLFHMEMGMFREVRVDEGDNA; this is encoded by the coding sequence ATGCACAGAACTTCGCGACGCACCTTCGTCAAAGGCCTCGCCGCCACCGGTCTGCTCGGCGGACTGGGTCTCTGGCGCGCCCCGGCCTGGGCCCTGGCCGGGCCGGGCCAGCAGAACCTGCTCGCCGGCGACAGTTTCGACCTGTTCATCGGCGAGACCCCGGTGAACCTCAGCGGCTCGCCGGCCACCGCCATGACCATCAACGGTTCGCTGCCCGGCCCGACCCTGCGCTGGCGCGAAGGCGACAACGTGACCCTGCGGGTGCGCAACCGCCTCGCCGAGGACACCTCGATCCACTGGCACGGCATCATCCTGCCGGCCAACATGGATGGCGTGCCGGGCCTCAGCTTCGAGGGCATCGCTCCCGGCGGTCTCTACGAATACCGCTTCAAGGTCCGGCAGAACGGCACCTACTGGTACCACAGCCACTCGGGGCTACAGGAGCAGGCCGGGGTCTACGGCGCCCTGGTGATCGACGCCCGCGAGCCGGAACCGTTCAGCTACGACCGCGACTACGTGGTGCTGCTCAGCGACTGGTCGGACGAGAAGCCGCAGCGCATCCTCGCCAAGCTGAAGAAGCAGTCCGACTACTACAACTTCCACAAGCGCACCGTCGGCGACTTCATCGACGACGTCAGCGCCAACGGCTGGGCCGCGACCCTGGCCGACCGCAAGATGTGGGCCGAGATGAAGATGAGTCCCACCGATCTCGCCGACGTCAGCGGCTACACCTATACCTACCTGCTCAACGGACAGCCGCCGGACGGCAACTGGACCGGCCTGTTCCGCCCCGGCGAAAAGCTCCGCCTACGCTTCGTCAACGCCTCGGCGATGAGCTATTTCGACGTCCGCATTCCCGGCCTGAAGATGACCGTGGTGGCCGCCGACGGACAGCACGTCGAGCCGGTCAGCGTCGACGAGTTGCGCATCGCCGTGGCCGAGACCTACGACGTGATCGTCGAACCGGGCGGCGAGCGCGCCTATACCCTCTTCGCCCAGTCCATGGACCGCAGCGGCTACGCCCGCGGCACCCTGGCGCTGGCCGAAGGGCTTAGCGCGCCGGTGCCGACGCCCGATCCGCGCCCGCTGATCGGCATGGACGACATGGGCATGGGCGGCATGGACCACGGCGCCATGGGGCATGGCGCGGCGACGAGGCCCGCCAGCGAGATGGACCATTCGAAGATGTCGGGCATGGACATGAATGGCATGGACCATTCGAAGATGGCCGGCATGGACATGAACGGCATGGACCACTCCAAGATGGCCGGCATGGACCACTCCAGGATGGGCATGGACACCATGCCGATGCAGTCCCATCCGGCTTCGGAGGACGGCAACCCGCTGGTCGACATGCAGACCATGACGCCGACACCGAAGCTCGCCGACCCCGGCCTCGGGCTGCGCGACAACGGGCGGCGGGTGCTGACCTACGCCGACCTGCGCAGCCGCTTCGCCGACCCGGACGGCCGCGAACCGGGGCGCACCATCGAGCTGCACCTGACCGGGCACATGGAGAAGTTCGCCTGGTCCTTCGACGGCATCAAGTTCTCCGACGCCGAGCCGCTACGCCTGACCTACGGCGAGCGCCTGCGGATCGTCCTGGTCAACGACACCATGATGACCCACCCGATCCACCTGCACGGCATGTGGAGCGACCTGGAGGACGAGCAAGGCAATTTCCTGGTGCGCAAGCACACCATCGACATGCCGCCGGGCACCCGCCGCAGCTACCGGGTCACCGCCGACGCCCTGGGACGCTGGGCCTATCACTGCCACCTGCTGTTCCACATGGAGATGGGCATGTTCCGCGAAGTGCGGGTAGACGAAGGAGACAACGCATGA
- a CDS encoding copper resistance protein B, translating into MSRQPKPARLAGGALALGLLLGLPNPVEAAQDNGMDHSAMDHGAMPGMDHGQRTSAPAKPMDHQGMGHGRMPGMDHGTASPAPAQPMEHQGMDHGRMPGMSRAARQPPAQAAPSQSRTPIPVPTEADRRAAFPPLEGHKVHDSALNSFFLLDQLEYQDADDGSALAWDASGWIGGDINRLWLRSEGERLDGKTEDAEVQALFGHAIGPWWDLVAGVRQDFKPGSPQTWAAFGVQGLALYDFEAEVTAFLGENGQSALRLEGEYDILLTNRLILQPSAEVNLYGRNDPARGIGSGLADSELGLRLRYEIRREFAPYIGVTWNRSYGNSADLARAEGEDDDEARFVAGIRMWF; encoded by the coding sequence ATGAGCCGCCAGCCGAAACCCGCCCGCCTGGCCGGCGGTGCCCTCGCCCTGGGTCTGCTGCTGGGCCTGCCGAATCCCGTCGAGGCCGCGCAGGACAATGGCATGGACCACTCGGCCATGGACCACGGCGCGATGCCTGGCATGGACCACGGCCAGAGGACCTCCGCCCCGGCGAAACCCATGGACCACCAGGGGATGGGGCATGGCCGGATGCCGGGGATGGACCACGGCACCGCATCGCCCGCCCCGGCACAGCCCATGGAGCACCAGGGAATGGACCATGGCCGGATGCCGGGGATGAGCCGCGCTGCGCGGCAACCTCCGGCGCAGGCCGCGCCCAGCCAGAGCCGTACGCCGATCCCGGTGCCGACCGAGGCCGACCGCCGTGCCGCCTTTCCGCCGCTGGAGGGGCACAAGGTGCACGACAGCGCGCTGAACAGCTTCTTCCTGCTCGACCAGTTGGAATACCAGGACGCCGACGACGGCAGCGCGCTGGCCTGGGACGCCAGCGGCTGGATCGGCGGCGACATCAACCGCCTGTGGCTGCGCAGCGAAGGCGAACGGCTCGACGGCAAGACCGAGGACGCCGAGGTCCAGGCGCTGTTCGGGCACGCCATCGGTCCCTGGTGGGACCTGGTCGCCGGCGTGCGCCAGGATTTCAAGCCCGGCTCGCCGCAGACCTGGGCGGCGTTCGGCGTGCAGGGCCTGGCGCTCTACGACTTCGAGGCGGAAGTCACCGCCTTCCTCGGCGAGAACGGCCAGAGCGCGCTGCGCCTGGAGGGCGAGTACGACATCCTGTTGACCAACCGGCTGATCCTCCAGCCCAGCGCCGAGGTCAACCTGTACGGCAGGAACGATCCCGCCCGCGGCATCGGTTCGGGCCTTGCCGATAGCGAGCTGGGCCTGCGCCTGCGCTATGAGATCCGTCGCGAGTTCGCGCCCTACATCGGGGTGACCTGGAACCGCTCCTACGGCAACAGCGCCGACCTGGCCCGCGCCGAGGGCGAGGACGACGACGAGGCGCGCTTCGTCGCCGGTATCCGCATGTGGTTCTGA
- a CDS encoding DUF2235 domain-containing protein yields the protein MDDLSPDSALPPAGSAQDNDAPRQLVVCIDGTSNRFGDQPTNVVRLYRSLSRDPRRVLAYYDQGVGTFGLKETLFEWQKFPSRIAGLAFGWGLKRNVEGAYRFLAEHYRPGDQIFLFGFSRGAYAVRVLAAMLRAVGLIDAHQPHLFDYAWTLLTTRMPPRDEDKRAGTRRRGPDFGLLGRFRKVFGRQVKVHFLGLFDTVTSVGWVYDPLTVPYSSNNEMVDVVRQALAIDECRCFFRQNLWFGEKDRKSDVLQVWFPGMHSDVGGGYAPKDSRLALVAFTWMLGEALEAGLHVDPARSRDQLRARSKQGPDPTAPILPVMTRPWRLAEWLPLLVWDRRSGNRAWRWSRGRPRSRPLEPVGQETRVKLHRSVQRRLDECPDYRPCNLPALERCDLIDDSPLLDGYR from the coding sequence ATGGACGATCTCTCCCCCGATTCCGCCTTGCCGCCTGCCGGCAGCGCCCAGGACAACGACGCGCCGCGCCAGTTGGTGGTCTGCATCGACGGAACCTCGAACCGCTTCGGCGACCAGCCGACCAACGTGGTGCGCCTGTACCGCTCGCTGTCGCGCGATCCGCGCAGGGTGCTGGCCTACTACGACCAGGGCGTCGGCACCTTCGGCCTGAAGGAAACCCTGTTCGAGTGGCAGAAGTTTCCCTCGCGGATCGCCGGCCTGGCCTTCGGCTGGGGGCTCAAGCGCAACGTCGAGGGCGCCTATCGCTTCCTTGCCGAGCACTACCGGCCCGGCGACCAGATATTCCTCTTCGGCTTTTCCCGCGGGGCCTACGCGGTGCGGGTGCTGGCCGCGATGCTGCGCGCGGTGGGCCTGATCGATGCGCACCAGCCGCACCTCTTCGACTACGCCTGGACCCTGCTCACCACCCGCATGCCGCCCCGCGACGAAGACAAGCGGGCCGGCACGCGTCGCCGCGGACCGGACTTCGGCCTGCTGGGACGCTTCCGCAAGGTCTTCGGCCGGCAGGTGAAGGTGCACTTCCTCGGCCTGTTCGACACCGTGACCTCGGTGGGCTGGGTCTACGACCCGCTGACCGTGCCGTATTCCTCGAACAACGAAATGGTCGACGTGGTCCGCCAGGCCCTGGCCATCGACGAATGCCGCTGCTTCTTCCGGCAGAACCTCTGGTTCGGCGAGAAGGACCGCAAGTCCGACGTGTTGCAGGTGTGGTTCCCCGGCATGCACTCCGATGTCGGCGGTGGCTATGCGCCGAAGGACTCGCGGCTGGCTCTGGTGGCCTTTACCTGGATGCTCGGCGAGGCGCTGGAGGCCGGCCTGCATGTCGACCCGGCGCGCAGCCGCGACCAGTTGCGCGCACGTTCGAAGCAGGGCCCGGACCCGACCGCGCCGATCCTGCCGGTGATGACCCGGCCCTGGCGCCTGGCCGAGTGGCTGCCGCTGCTGGTCTGGGACCGCCGCAGCGGCAACCGCGCCTGGCGCTGGTCGCGTGGCCGGCCGCGCTCGCGGCCGCTGGAACCGGTCGGGCAGGAAACCCGGGTCAAGCTGCACCGTTCGGTGCAGCGGCGGCTGGACGAATGCCCCGACTACCGGCCGTGCAACCTGCCAGCGCTGGAACGCTGCGACCTCATCGACGATTCGCCGTTGCTCGACGGCTACCGCTAG